In the Ranitomeya imitator isolate aRanImi1 chromosome 2, aRanImi1.pri, whole genome shotgun sequence genome, GGTCTGGATCCCCCTAACCAAGCGTCCGCCCAGAGCAGCTGGTTGGTCCGCCTCGGTGGCATGTGCCTCAGGAATGTGGTGATGTTTGGAAAGATCACATGCCAGTATGGATTACACATTTTGCAGAGAGTAGGAGCGTCAGTAAATatcatttcattatttttttttcaggttttACAGTAAAACCCGGATAGGTGGATTTCGTGAGCTTGAGTGCTTCCCATGTACGGCTCACACTCCGCGGACAGAGAGCCAGTGTAAGTTCTCTGTCTATGTACTGTATAATGTTCTAACAGTGGGCTTATATTACAAGACTGAAGTGTGAATCATTTCTGATATTACAGGTTACCCCAAGTCTGGGCCGGGGCAGCCTACCAGTACTACCCCTTCTCCTCGGGATCCTGTACTTCTAGTGGCTATTATAATGGTGGCCCTGTCATTAATTTTGGTAACATTGGTGACCTTCTCAGTGATTTGTTGTGGACGCTTCTTGAAACGTCAGTTCCACCGCGGTAAGTTGTGTTATGTTTTTTTCAATCTTTTCGTGATGGTATTTCTCAGTGCCAATATATTGCTCTCCAGTAACGGCTCACATTTAAGCTGTATTAATCCCGGTTATCAGTCAGTCTGTGGTAGGACATAAAATGCTGTAATAAGACTCTATATCTAGCAAATAGGCACAATGGTTATACACACTAAGCCCCATGGGTACTGTAAAAAGTAAATATATTACATAGACAATCATACGTCATTACAGCAAATAATGACACGATAGGCATATGGTGCTTATCCTAATCCCGGGACCAGTCCCCTGTGTTAGCACtgaaaatacagtgccttgcgaaagtattcggcctcctggaacttttcaaccttttcccacatatcatgcttcaaacataaagataccaaatataaatttttggtgaagaatcaataacaagtggaacacaattgtgaagttcaacgaaatttattggttatttaaaatttttgtggcaattcgaaaagtggggcgtgcaatattaatcggcccctttaacttaatactttgttgcaccaccttttgctgcgattacagctgcaagtcgcttggggtatgtctccatcagttttgtacatcgagagactgaaattcttgcacattcttccttggcaaacagctcgagctcagtgaggtttgatggagatcgtttgtgaacagcagttttcagctctttccacagattctcaattgtagtctggactttgacttggccattctaacacgtggatacgtttatttgtgaatcattccattgtacattttgcttttgtttgggatcattgtcttgttggaagacaaatctccatcccagtctcaggtcttttgcagactccaacaggttttcttcaagaatggtcctgtatttggctccatccatcttcctatcaattttaaccatcttccctgtccctgctgaagaaaagcaggcccaaaccatgatgctgccaccaccatgtttgacagtggggatggtgtgttcagggtgatgagctgtgttgcttttacgctaaacatatcgtttagcattgttgccaaaaagttcgattttggtttcatctgaccagagcaccttcttccacatgtttggtgtgtttcccaggtgccttgttgcaaactttaaacaacactttatgGATATCTTGGCTGCATCCCTGATCAGTCTCCTTCTTGTTTGAGatacacacttagataggagaaaaatggatcatccccgcgctgccacatctcttgtttgagatgaaagtttagaagaacgaccgggtcttggtagatttgcagtggtatgatactccttccatttcaatatgatcgcttgcacaatgctccttgggatatttcaagttttggaaatcattttgtatccaaatccggctttaaacttctccacaacagtatcacagacctgcctgttgtgttccttggtcttcaggatgctctctgtgcttcaaacagaaccctgagactatcacagagcaggtgcatttatacggagacttgattacccacaggtggattatatttatcatcattaggcatttaggacaacattggatcattcagagatccagaatgaacttctggagtgagtttgctgcactgaaagtaaacgggccaaataatattgcacgccccacttttcagtttttgaatttccaaaaaaagtgaaaataaccaataaatttcgctcaacttcacaattgtgttccacttgatgttgattcttcaccaaaaatttacatttggtatcttcatgttgaagcatgatatgtgggaaaaggttgaaaagttctaggggccgaatactttcgcaaggcactgtatacagtaCGTACATCTAGGACTATATACACATACACtgttatggccgaaagtgttggcacgcttgaaattgtttcagaaaatgaaatatttctcccagaaaattattttcAATGACACATGTTTTGttgtacacatgtttatttcctttgtgtgcattggaagaACATAAAACAactgagaaaaaaatgcaaattggacatcattttacacaaaacccccaaaataggcCCGACAAAAAtgatggcacctttccaaaattataGGTCAACAACTTTGTTTCACGCATGTTATGCTCGtttaactcacctgtggcaagtagcaGGTGCGGGCAATTTGAAAATcggaaatggggaaaaaaaatctaatttattaGATTATTATTAAAAAGAATACATGTTGGTTGCACAAGTGAAGTCCAGGGAGGTACAAGACTGGCGCGTTTAGACTAGAGAGTCTTAGTCATGGTCTAAAACCAGATAAAAAGTAGAGAAGTTGACTAATGGTTTgcattgtttgtctgtgtgtgccacgctaagcatggagaacagaaagaggagacgaGAACTGTCTGAGACCCTTTCTCTATTTTTTGTTTCTTTCCAATTCACAcaatggaaataaacatgtataacaaaacgtgcAATTGGAATCATTTCCTGGAACaatgtcaagggtgccaacacttttggccatgactgtgtgtacatttatatatatagatacatacacaAACCCATACAATTTGTCTTAGCTGAACCTTGAAATCTCACAAAACCAAGGTCTGTCAACTGAGCAGAAGGTGACCTTGTCACCAGCTGAGCTCAACTGCGAATATAtttatacagttgtgttcaaaagtttacataccccggcagaatttttgctttcttggccttttttcagagaatatgaatgataacaccaaaacttttcctccactcatggttagtggttgggtgaagccatttactgtcaaactactgtgttttctctttttaaatcataatgacaacaaaaacatacaaatgaccctgatcaaaagttcacataccctggtgattttggcctgataacatgcacagaagttgacacaaatgggttttaatggctactaaaggtaacatcatcacctgtgacctgtttgctcgtaatcagtgtgtgtgcgcagaaaagcggagtgagtttctgggatcacaTTATACATTTGAATTAAATGCAATAATGTGGCTCCTAGTTATGGTCTTGATCTCCATAAAATGACCTCTTCTTTGCCAGTACTTTCTTTTGGGTattctttttttttgcattgagCGATTCTAACTTTGTAAAAGATTTCATGAATTGAGTAAACTTGCACTGTTCAACATATTATCTTGCAGTTTTCCGTAGGTCACAGGATTTTGTAGGGCAACCTGGTCAGTTGGATGAAGGACGAGGAGAGTGTGCGCACTGCCCTAGTGAacaacaaatccctccatgctgtttTGGTACAACTGGCATTTCTGGCCAAGTACAAGGTGAAGCTTTCACTTTTATATTGCTCATCCCAAGCATTTCTGAGGTCTACACATCATATAATACATGAGAAAGGCAGAACCCCACTTCTAAGTGACAAATCTTTATTCCCCTCCACAATGTTTTTTCGACTCTCTGGTCCACTTCGGTGTTAGCCATCACATCTGTGTAAAAAGGGTTGTCCAGTAAAAGAAGTAGTAAAATAAGTGACTTATCCCCATTGATCCCCCGCACCTCCCACTTTTCTGGTCCTTGTTGGTCTCTATGTCGCGGTCCTGACATCTCACTCTGGAATTAGATGGTTATCCCTCCTCAGATAATCTCTGACTATGGCAAGTTACCTCTGCGGCCGGTAATTGGCTGAGCAGACATTTACAAGGACCAAGTAAACATCGGATCGAGAGCTGCAGAAGGTTGGTGAGGGTATTTTCTCATGAACCTCTTTGATATAATGTGAATCCCCTGGACAACACTTTTAGAACAAGCTGATCCATGTAAGTCTTGCTTATAGTGGACATGTATGTCTTGGCGTCGTTGCTCCATTCTTTGTATGGAGAATGGCTATGTTCGTAAATTGGTCCCCAGTTTATTTTCGTAAATATATTGCTTTGGTATCAAGTAGTTTGATCTGCTGTTACCAAATATTGGAAACATCTTACTCTCTGGCCACGTGTGCTGGATGCAGCCACTTTAATAGTGGTGGTCATATTGTAGAACAGTGTTAACTATCGCAAGATGATGGCCAATCTGTCAGTGCTTGTGGATGCATAGTACAGTATGAAGCATTGTTCAGGAGCAGAATATAGTAGAAAGTGTCTATTTGGTGGAAATAGTTTCCGGGGAGTGCAGCTTTCATCTGCCAGGAAATAGCAGTGTGAGTAGGATTAGGATATGTTACCCGCACAGATTTGATACTTTGGTTTACGGTTAAAAAAGGGGACGTAAAATCCGAGATTATGTTGCTAATTAGgtttagtttgtcttttttttaatgccctgtggatatgccataaatgtgtgAGATGAGACGGCTTCTTTACATTTTGGGAGGCAGGTGAGTTAGAATGGTCTTTCTGCAACAAAAAGGGTTTtgtgaaattaaaaataaaatgttatttttttctttttactaaaCCTATTGTTACATTTGTCCTGTTATTGCAGATAAACCCTATGTGGCTGGGCCCCTTCTGCAATAAAATgcatacaaataaaaataaaatccctCTAAAGACGACCTGTTACCAGGTCACAAGCGGTCAGTTTTTACTCTTATTTTATACCTGCTGCTCCCTCAAGTAtttagtttttttccttttttctaaatCCACCATACAGTTTGAGAGAAACgggcattttttttatttagtgccaCATTTTATGGTCTTTATCAAACAGGGGtggctttaggctgctctgcattcgTGAGCAACTCCCCCGTGATAAATATTAGCACCAAATTAAGAGGCCCAGATCCTTGGTGAGTTAAAAAAACAACAGATTGGAATACTTTGGAGCAGCAGTAATAGGAGAAAAAATTGGCTTAATTTAAGttggttaatctgcaagttaatagcgaaATGAAGGTGCCCGTCCGCATTACTTAACActagactactggactcgtgaccccgactagaactactgcaagtaaatagtcaaaatgactataccagtagtcctagtgttaaagtgcGACACTGGGAAGAAAGTTAAATTTATTTCACCCGTGAcccgctggctttcagtcatggaggcatGCCCAGAGAACTCCAGTCACCACTCTCAGCAGTGAGAGTGGTGGCTGTGAGCACATaccaacactgactgacagccagctttaCACTGATGCCCTTGATAGCCGACTGTCAGTCAGTCAGTGCTGTAAGCAGTAACTGTAATTGCTCCTGGCACATCTGTAAGACAGGAAACTGATGGTTCCTGGgagaaataaagtttattttcagATGCCACACTTTCAGTACAGTGGCCGGGCACtttcataatgctattaacctatAGATTAAAactatatctacaggttaatagcattatcagacatgacaggtttcctttaaatgtgTAAAGACCCCATAAAGAGCATGAAATTAAATTGATCTTTTAGCAGTAATACCAGAGAGGAAATGAGAAATTAGTCTAAATATATTCAAAATGTTTCATTTGTTTCATAGCAGGGCAACTAGAAGAAGTAAATGTGATATCAAAGATTAATACCTCAAATTCCTGCACTGTTGCCACCGCGTTATGTTCCCTGCCGCCATCCATGGAGATTTATGCCATACCTTCTCCACCTGTGAAGTCTCACTATTCCCGAAGTGTGTCGGAGACTCAGCCATTGATCCGAAACTCAGGTTGTAGTGACTGCTTCTCCGGCTGTGGAGCTTCTGCGGAGTCCAACCAAGGTGTGGTGGAGCCACCTCCAGCACAGACTCATTCCTGTGcatcagagaagcagcactggtctCATGCACCAGTTGAATGCACCGAGCTGGATTTAGAGAACTTCTCCTCAGAAGATCCCAGTCAGGCTCACTCAAGAATAAGCGAGAGCCATCAAACCTGTTCCTGCCCCACGCCAGCCGCATCCGGCACAGGTGCCCAGGATGAGGTAAGATACTTAGTTAGTGTGAGGTTATACTGATCTAATCCTTAGTCACAGCTATATAATACATTTTCCGGTAACAGAACACGAGTACAGTCATAGCATAAACCAGAAGACAGTATGGCACAAGTATACAACCCTGTAAGAGTGACACGTGCAAAGCTTCAATGGAAATGCATAGGGGAAAACACCTAAGATCTGTATGGTGGCCGCAGAGAATCCCTGAAAATGTATTACTATAGATAACTAAGAGAATATAATGAGAGAAATGTCATTTTAAATGAATTCCTAGGTACCATTAACCCATTGAGGGCCaggcaattttttttctgctttttggtatcttcagtattagatcagattgaGTAAGTTGttattttttacatgcgtttttatcgcgtttttgatTCAGCATGTTTGCCTCTTTTTGAGATgtcatgttttaaaaaaaaaaaagctgctttcttttgatatttcctggtatttggctttgacaaaatgtTATTGATATAGTCATGTAAGGATTACAGTAGTTTTTGAAACGTTTCCACCCCGAAAATGCATTACAAACACATGTGCGGGTTTTTACTTGCGTATTTTCTGCATCTAATTAAGTCTATGGGTAAATTCTGCACAAAAAAGTCAGCGTTTCCGCAAGGAAAGATGACATGTTGTGGATTggaaacacgcaccgcaggtcagtttatgctgatTAAAAAAGAAAGCACACCCTACTGCAACTGTAGTACTCTGCGTTCCAGAAACCCACCCAAACCTCATCATGGTCACACAGTAATAAATAAAGGCAGATCACGGATTGCACCAGTTGCTGTGTGAGAGTATCATTAATACACAGATTTGTGGGTGGTTTTGCTGTCAGACTTAGATCAGAAACAGACATGCCTTcatgatttttgtttttttctgtaccCACGGTCCGTAAAAGTACAGACATGGAAACTGCACCACCGACTAAAGTGGGTTTTAACTCTAAAATATGGGCATGAACACATGCGTGGTACTCACATGACTGATGAGGCCTAAGGATGTAATCTACTTGGACGCAATGAGCAACTGCTCTACTTTCCCTTTGTACAAATGTTGATAAGTCGCCCGTACAGCCCAAAATCTGGTGACATCCTAAGTGTATAAGTTATAAATTCATGGTGTCTTTCTTACTCCCTACAGTCCCCTGTAATTTTAAGTACTAGCATATTTCAATAAATATTTAATGCTTCAAATGtagatttttaaaaatattttctaataataaaatttttaaaacttattaaatatatttatttcttcTAGGCAAGTGATGATCTTGTGTCTTGCTTGAATCCTTCCACTCTAGGTAAGTGTCAAATtagttaattaacccctttacccccaagggtggtttgcacgttatggaccgggccaatttttacaattctgaccactatccctttatgaggttataactctggaacgcttcaacggatcccggtgattctgacattgttttctcgtgacatattgtacttcatgatagtggtaaaatttctttgatattacctgcgtttatttgtgaaaaaaacggaaacatggcgaaaattttgaaaattttgcaattttccaactttgaatttttatgcaattaaatcacagagatatgtcacacaaaatacttaataaataacatttcccacatgtctactttacatcagcacaattttggaaccaaaattttttttgttagggagttataaaggtaagggttaaaagttgaccagcaatttctcatttttacaacaccattttattttagggaccacatctcatttgaagtcattttgaggggtctatatgatagaaaatacccaagtgtgacaccattctaaaagctgcacccctcaaggttctcaaaaccacattcaagaagtttattaacccttcaggtgtttcacaggaatttttggaatgtttaaataaaaattaacatttaactttttttcacaaaaaatttacttcagctccaatttgttttattttgccaagagttacaggagaaaatggaccccaaaccttgttgtacaatttgtcctgagtacgccgataccccataagtggaggtaaaccactgtttgggcgcatgacagagcttggaagtgaaggagcgccatttgactttttaatgcaaaattgactggaattgagatgggacgccatgttgcgttcggagagccactgatgtgcctaaacattgaaacccaagtgacaccattttggaaagtagaccccctaaggaacttatctagaggtgtggtgagcactttgacccaccaagtgcttcacagaagtttataatgcagaaccgtaaaaataaaaaaaaaatttttttcacaaaaattatcttttcgcccccaattttttattttcccaatggtaagagaagaaattggaaccaaaaagttgttgcacaatttgtcctgagtactctgataccccatatgtgggggtaaaccactgtttgggcgcatgggagacctcggaagggaaggagcgccgtttgacctttcaatgcaaaattgataggaattgagatggtacgccatattgcgtttgaagagccactgatgtgcctaaacattgaaaccccccacaagtgacaccattttggaaagtagaccccctaaggaacttatctagaggtgtggtgagcactttgacccaccaagtgcttcacagaagtttataatgcagaaccgtaaaaataaaaaataatttttgtgaaaaaaaatgatcttttcgcccccgatttttttattttcccaatggtaagagaagaaattggaaccaaaaagttgttgtacaatttgtcctgagtacgctgataccccatatgtgggggtaaaccactgtttgggcgcatgggagagctcggaagggaaggagcgccgtttgacttttcaatgcaaaattcacaggaattgagatgagacgccatgttgcgtttggagagccactgatgtgcctaatattgaaaccccccacaagtgacaccattttggaaagtagaccccctaaggaacttatctagatgtgtggtgagcactttgacccaccaagagcttcacagaagtttataatgcagagccgtaaaaataaaacaaaaattttttcccacaaatattattttttagcccccagttttgtattttcccaagggtaacaggagaaattggaccccaaaatttgttgtccaatttgtcctgagtgcgctgataccccatatgtggggggaaccaccgtttgggcgcatgggaaggctcggaagggaaggagcgccatttgaaatacagacttagatggaatggtctgcaggcatcacattgcgtttgcagagcccctaatgtacgtaaacagtagaaaccccccacaagtgaccccatattggaaactagacccctaaaggaacttatctagatgtgttgtgagaactttgagcccccaagtgtttcactacagtttataacgcagagccgtgaaaattaaaaaatcttttttttcccacaaaacttattttttagtccccagttttgtattttcccaagggtaacaggagaaattggaccccaaaagttgttgtccaatttgtcctgagtacgctgataccccatatgttggggtgaactcctgtttgggcacacgggagagctcggaagggaaggagcactgttttactttttcaacgcagaattggctggaattgagttcggacgccatgtcgcgtttggagagcccctgatgtgtctaaacagtggaaaccccccaattataactgaaaccctaacccaaacacacccctaaccctaattccaatggtaaccctaaccacacctctaacccagacacacccataatccaaatcccaaccgcaaatgtaatcctaaccctaactgtagccccaaccctaactgtagccttaaccctaactgtagccttaaccctaaatgtagccttaaccctaactgtagccttaaccctagccctaaccctagccctaactctagccctaaccctagccctaaccctagccctaaccctagccctagtcctaaccctagccctaaccctacccctaaccctagccctaacgggaaaatggaaataaatacattttttaaattttttttatttttccctaactaagggggtaatgaaggggggtttgatttacttttatagcgggttttttagcggatttttatgattggcagccgtcactcactgaaagacgctttttattgcaaaaaatattttttgcgttaccacattttgagagctataatttttccatatttgagtccacagagtcatgtgaggtcttgttttttgcgggacgagttgacgtttttattggtaacactttcgggcacgtgacattttttgatcgctttttattccgatttttgtgaggcagaattagcaaaaaccagctattcatgaatttcttttgggggaggcgtttataccgttccgcgtttggtaaaattgataaagcagttttattcttcgggtcagtacgattacagcgacacctcatttatatcatttttttatgttttggcgcttttatacgataaaaactattttatagaaaaaataattatttttgcatcgctttattctgaggactataactttttaattttttcgctgatgatgctgtatggcggctcattttttgcgggacaagatgacgctttcagaggtaccatggttatttatatctgtctttttgatcgcgtgttattccactttttgttcggcggtatgataataaagcgttgttttttgcctcgttttttttttttttttttcttacggtgtttactgaaggggttaactagtgggccagttttataagtcgggtcgttacggacgcggcgatactaaatatgtgtacttttattgtttttttttttttttatttagataaagaaatgtatttatgggaataatattttttttttttttcattatttaggatttttttttttttttttttacacacttgtaaaaaaatttttttacttttttactttgtcccagggggggacaatacagatcggtgatctgccagtttgcatagcactctgacagatcaccgatctgtcaaacagcactgcagcgttaccaagtgcctgctctgagcaggcacttggtaagccacctccctccctgcaggacccggatccgcggccatcttggatccgggactttctgcagggaggaggtgagagacccccggagcaacgcgatcacatcgcgttgctgcgggggtctcagggaagcccgcagggagccccctccctgcgggaagcttccctgcaccgccggcacatcgcgatcatgtttgatcgtggtgtgccgggggttaatgtgccgggggcggtccgtgaccgctcctggcacatagtgccggatgtcagctgcgataagcagctgacacccggccgcgatcggcggcgctccccccgtgagcgcggccgatcgcctatgacgtactattccatccgtgggaagtaaagcccaccccacatggacggaatagtacgtctgatggcagaaaggggttaaaggtgacaGCCCAATATGTTTATTCCTCAATTACTGTATTAGTGTGACAGTTCTTAAAAGGCTTGGGTTACACATTGCCATTTTGTAGCGCCACTGATTGATTTTTATTGATTTTAACTATTTACAGCTGTAGTCTAAAGCAATATATTGAGTTGTATACAATAGGGGACACTAGCTGCtatttaaggctggagtcacactagcctaTAAAAAATTGGTctgatgttgatccagaaaagtaggatAAGTGGCATGCGATTACACTGATTTTTCTCAACTGGCATCCATATGACATTCGTATTCAATTCACTGCAATACGTTTTTAGCATCATCTTTTACAAACTGtaattctctatgtaatttaaagctagtttTTAAACTAATTAATAAATCTGATATACAGGTATAGATAGAACGATAGAAAGATACCCGTGATACACATAATTGATGCCATTCCTATATAGTTTACGGTACATGTATTTAACTAATAAATGGAAAAAAACGTGAGCCCCCCTATTTTGTAATAACCAGTTGAGGGAAAGcaggcagctgtgagctggtcttattatgctgagaagggaccaatatccatggacctttccaGCATATTAATATCGGTCTCAGCTAGGGGAAACTgtaaaaaaaatgacttggggtcttTAATAACTAGcataggctaagcagacagctgcaggctgatattaataggttagGAAGGGCAATGGATATTTGAcccttc is a window encoding:
- the EDA2R gene encoding tumor necrosis factor receptor superfamily member 27 isoform X1, producing MAHFYQLMCILLIFKLHLVSSEAADCAEGEFENEQGKCIPCKQCGAGYELSEDCGSGRESQCLPCRPGRYKEERGHHHCLRCLNCAVINRSLKVNCSLVSNAICGDCLPGFYSKTRIGGFRELECFPCTAHTPRTESQCYPKSGPGQPTSTTPSPRDPVLLVAIIMVALSLILVTLVTFSVICCGRFLKRQFHRVFRRSQDFVGQPGQLDEGRGECAHCPSEQQIPPCCFGTTGISGQVQAGQLEEVNVISKINTSNSCTVATALCSLPPSMEIYAIPSPPVKSHYSRSVSETQPLIRNSGCSDCFSGCGASAESNQGVVEPPPAQTHSCASEKQHWSHAPVECTELDLENFSSEDPSQAHSRISESHQTCSCPTPAASGTGAQDEASDDLVSCLNPSTLGLSISQIPESLLLLLAQKLDTVTPGAKDFRDIGIALGVQPHLVEGMVGFKALHDHLSSDLPCTLLHLVHALQRLQRRDALALICSHFNQ
- the EDA2R gene encoding tumor necrosis factor receptor superfamily member 27 isoform X2; this translates as MAHFYQLMCILLIFKLHLVSSEAADCAEGEFENEQGKCIPCKQCGAGYELSEDCGSGRESQCLPCRPGRYKEERGHHHCLRCLNCAVINRSLKVNCSLVSNAICGDCLPGFYSKTRIGGFRELECFPCTAHTPRTESQCYPKSGPGQPTSTTPSPRDPVLLVAIIMVALSLILVTLVTFSVICCGRFLKRQFHRVFRRSQDFVGQPGQLDEGRGECAHCPSEQQIPPCCFGTTGISGQVQGQLEEVNVISKINTSNSCTVATALCSLPPSMEIYAIPSPPVKSHYSRSVSETQPLIRNSGCSDCFSGCGASAESNQGVVEPPPAQTHSCASEKQHWSHAPVECTELDLENFSSEDPSQAHSRISESHQTCSCPTPAASGTGAQDEASDDLVSCLNPSTLGLSISQIPESLLLLLAQKLDTVTPGAKDFRDIGIALGVQPHLVEGMVGFKALHDHLSSDLPCTLLHLVHALQRLQRRDALALICSHFNQ